From the genome of Actinacidiphila yeochonensis CN732, one region includes:
- a CDS encoding YbaB/EbfC family nucleoid-associated protein: MSENPMADFAALTRRAMDMNRAVTSAHAEMEKMEAAGYGGGGMVRAVVSGENRLVALDIDPSVIDPENPRALSEMVMAAVDEANESLAAERATRMREVTGGLTDIVDQLTRTPSSYNGPVMPKTPARRSDGRQSPLPYLPRLPGTDGTR; encoded by the coding sequence GTGTCCGAGAACCCCATGGCCGACTTCGCGGCGCTGACCCGCCGCGCTATGGACATGAACCGGGCCGTGACCAGCGCCCATGCCGAGATGGAGAAGATGGAGGCCGCCGGGTACGGCGGCGGCGGCATGGTGCGGGCGGTCGTCTCCGGCGAGAACCGGCTGGTGGCCCTCGACATCGACCCCTCGGTGATCGACCCGGAGAACCCCAGGGCCCTCTCCGAGATGGTCATGGCCGCGGTGGACGAGGCCAACGAGTCGCTGGCCGCCGAACGGGCCACGCGGATGCGGGAGGTGACCGGCGGCCTCACCGACATCGTCGACCAGCTGACCCGGACACCGAGCTCGTACAACGGGCCGGTGATGCCGAAGACCCCGGCCCGGCGGTCCGACGGCAGGCAGTCGCCCCTGCCCTATCTGCCCCGGCTGCCCGGAACCGACGGCACGCGCTGA